In Dermacentor silvarum isolate Dsil-2018 chromosome 2, BIME_Dsil_1.4, whole genome shotgun sequence, the following proteins share a genomic window:
- the LOC119442387 gene encoding uncharacterized protein LOC119442387 has product MPASHWVLAGILTLVVPLWLADGAWAKLGQSDNEEQQSKAEQRHRPWQRRGTTASPVRGLGALPECAAQQVCSALYVRVNRTQPLCACPANFAEPCSDSAELDEHTIKLVSNDRQGTFNLIKVCEPVLSVRRCQEPRDWQLLALQSTRTGRAHYLLVCRCPTGSRLLGPVRHTTPPYANIPGIRVYGMLCAQGPATSSLPPRDSRNFQKGYYPEAPWPRILEMIKKSGLHYKL; this is encoded by the exons ATGCCTGCCAGCCACTGGGTCCTTGCCGGGATATTGACACTCGTCGTCCCTCTGTGGCTGGCCGACGGCGCCTGGGCAAAGCTTGGCCAAAGTGACAACGAAGAGCAGCAGTCCAAG GCGGAGCAGCGTCACCGACCCTGGCAGCGGCGCGGGACGACGGCATCGCCGGTGCGCGGGTTGGGCGCCCTGCCGGAGTGTGCGGCGCAACAGGTGTGTTCGGCGCTGTACGTGCGCGTGAACCGGACCCAGCCGCTGTGCGCCTGCCCGGCCAACTTCGCCGAGCCCTGCTCGGACTCGGCCGAGCTCGACGAGCACACCATAAAGCTCGTCTCCAACGACAGGCAGGGCACCTTCAACCTCATCAAG GTGTGCGAGCCGGTGCTGTCGGTTCGGCGTTGCCAGGAGCCCCGAGACTGGCAGCTGCTGGCGCTGCAGAGCACCCGCACGGGCCGCGCCCACTACCTGCTCGTGTGCCGATGTCCCACGGGGTCGCGCCTGCTGGGGCCCGTGCGCCACACCACGCCGCCGTACGCCAACATACCAGGCATCCGCGTCTACGGCATGCTGTGCGCTCAGGGGCCCGCCACGTCCTCGCTGCCGCCTAGGGACAGCAGGAACTTCCAGAAGG GTTACTACCCGGAAGCCCCCTGGCCCAGGATTCTCGAAATGATCAAGAAATCTGGCCTCCATTACAAGCTCTGA